From the Nostoc sp. PCC 7107 genome, the window CTTTATTTGTAGTCACACTGGCCAGCATGACTGCGGTGTTGGCGGCTTTAATTGGTACTCAAATCTATATCCAAAAACAGCAAAATCAGCGGGAAACCACACAAGTTAACAGTCAAAAGTTTTTGGAACTCGTTAAACAATTAAGTCCTAACTCTGGGGCGAGTTTGGAAGAACGCCAAAGTACAATTTTGGCAATGGGTGGTTTGAATGATGACCAATCTATTCAATTTTTGGCTGATTTGTTGGTGAATGAAACTAACCCCGTACTGTTGAATTCAATTCAACAGGCTTTAACAACCGTTGGTATTCCCGCAATCCCCGAATTAAAAAATAAGAATCAGTTTCTGGGTAACGAACTGCAATCTGCGGCACCGCAAGAGAGAGAATCATGGCAAAAGCGGTTACAACTGAACCAGCAGACAATTAACAAGATTTTGAATGTTTATAGCGGCAAAATCAATGGTATTGACTTGACTCGTACGACTTTGAGTCAAACCAGTACAACAGGAAGTTCTTCGTTCAACTTGGTGTTAGAGAACATTGATTTGTCAGGACTCAAATTAAAATCGGCTGATCTCAACCAAGCGAGTTTCAAGGGTAGCCGTTTTCGTAGTGTAGGTGAAGATGGGCGCTGGGATACTTACGATGATGCGATCGCTGATTTAACTCAAGTGCAAATGAAACAAGCCAATCTCACCGATGCTAATCTGAGTCGGGTGTTATTAACTGGGAGTGATTTAAGTCGTGCTTCCCTCAACCGCGCTAATTTAGAAAGTGCGCGTTTAATTGGCGCTAACCTCAGCAGCGCCCAACTTGTAGGAGCCGATTTGCAAGGTGCAGTGTTAGAAAATGCCAGTTTAACGGGAGCCGATTTAGGCGATGCTAAATTAAACGAAGCTAATCTATATGCGGCACGTTTAGGTAGAGTAATTGCGATCGGTACACAATTATCATTTGCCAACTTAACTAAAACTGATTGGCAAGGTGCAGATTTATCTGGAGCCTATTTAGATCATGCCAATCTCAGCAATGCTAATTTGAGTACTAGCCGGATGACTGGTGCAGTTTTACGTTCTGCTCAATTAGAAAATGCTGACTTACGTAACGCTGATTTGAGTTTTGCAGATTTACGTGGTGCAAACGTCGCGGGCGCAGATTTTAAAGACACAATTCTTGCACCCACCAAACAAGATCCCGCAGATCAATTTGTGCAAACTCCAGACACTGGTACAGTTTCGGCTGTAGTTAAAGGCGTTGATTTTTCTCAAGCGAAAAATTTAGATACGAAGCAACTAGCATACAT encodes:
- a CDS encoding pentapeptide repeat-containing protein, which codes for MATPIVRRNDSQPSQSKTPTKVNSLPLVTRRLAAWTVEMTLVVASGFIPLGLGAYVNSRSDINRVPLNPVLVVTERAIARPLALPVSYGIRNVAWPTNYLWMLALIAPVTLSWWQLYLLAKTGSTLPKRWFGVRVVNEQGKAPGLGGATAREGIGRLSIPVSIAYILWRYSFAFPNLGLFTFLAVLMVLGESIALPSRQGRRALHDWLAGTEAIDAKRPNGRGALVKNNEPEAPAAATEATLAPITAGETKFPTLWRQVRQNSNLTLFVVTLASMTAVLAALIGTQIYIQKQQNQRETTQVNSQKFLELVKQLSPNSGASLEERQSTILAMGGLNDDQSIQFLADLLVNETNPVLLNSIQQALTTVGIPAIPELKNKNQFLGNELQSAAPQERESWQKRLQLNQQTINKILNVYSGKINGIDLTRTTLSQTSTTGSSSFNLVLENIDLSGLKLKSADLNQASFKGSRFRSVGEDGRWDTYDDAIADLTQVQMKQANLTDANLSRVLLTGSDLSRASLNRANLESARLIGANLSSAQLVGADLQGAVLENASLTGADLGDAKLNEANLYAARLGRVIAIGTQLSFANLTKTDWQGADLSGAYLDHANLSNANLSTSRMTGAVLRSAQLENADLRNADLSFADLRGANVAGADFKDTILAPTKQDPADQFVQTPDTGTVSAVVKGVDFSQAKNLDTKQLAYICTQGGIHPRCP